In Zingiber officinale cultivar Zhangliang chromosome 11B, Zo_v1.1, whole genome shotgun sequence, a single window of DNA contains:
- the LOC122033808 gene encoding G-type lectin S-receptor-like serine/threonine-protein kinase At2g19130, which produces MAQYFKQLAMAPCSTAARCFFFSPSPSLLLLCSFAALHYLPLSSAIDSISANNSLKGNQSTISVGGNFRLGFFTPTGSSSLNFYIGIWYDKISVFTPVWVANRATPVKDPTASELRISGDGNLVLLLDNSSIIWSTNVTIPSDSATVAVILDTGNLQLRDESNSSLVFWQSFDHPTDTWLPGAKLRFDKLTNRTQPLTAWKSKVDPAPGIFTLEVDPAGTYQCYMLWNSSRIYWSSGLWNGNTFGSIPEIAPSRNFGYGYQFVDNEEEFYFAYTIDNPNMISRNVLDHDSGLSQQWTWTESSKSWVLYWTQPPFRCSVFALCGSFSSCNDFTSSACNCIKGFRIKSRNDWDLGDKTAGCERITPLQCEQNNSIDSQRDGFFMMTNVRLPDKADTLDMAGTSEECELACLNNCSCNAYSYNTTGCYVWHGDLLNLQEQYNQPDAGTLYLRLSALELQSSGSNKNRVVTWVIVGVVSTIVLLCLAIVTVWIMISKRRSRKMIQNLNRAQSSLVSFTYSELQHATRNFSEKIGGGGFGSVFKGSLPGSVAIAVKKLEGLRQGEKQFRTEVSTIGRIQHINLVRMLGFCSQRSEKLLVYEFMPNGSLNSHLFDRTAPSTVLNWRTRYQIAIGVAKGLDYLHEQCRDCIIHCDIKPENILLDASFNPKVADFGLAKLMGRDFSRVVTTLRGTPGYLAPEWITGVAITTKADVYSYGMMLLEIISGRRNVEQTEQSSDLYYHPTSMASKLIAGEVATVLDGGLGHEEVDMEELERACKIAFWCIQNEESCRPTMGQVLQVLEGVVDVDMPPVPRSLQLIDNSESETINFFH; this is translated from the coding sequence ATGGCACAATACTTTAAGCAGCTAGCCATGGCTCCTTGCTCTACAGCTGCCCGCTGCTTCTTCTTCTCCCCGTCCCCATCTCTCCTTCTCCTATGCTCCTTTGCAGCGCTCCACTATCTTCCCCTCTCCTCCGCAATCGACTCCATCTCTGCAAACAATTCTCTCAAAGGGAACCAGAGCACAATCTCAGTCGGCGGCAATTTCAGGCTGGGCTTCTTCACACCCACAGGAAGCTCCTCCCTCAACTTCTACATTGGCATCTGGTACGACAAAATCTCCGTCTTCACTCCAGTTTGGGTGGCCAACAGAGCAACCCCCGTCAAGGACCCAACTGCATCAGAGCTCAGAATCTCTGGCGATGGCAACCTCGTCCTCCTCCTCGACAATTCCTCCATTATATGGTCCACCAACGTCACCATTCCCTCCGATTCCGCCACAGTCGCTGTCATACTCGACACCGGCAATCTTCAACTGAGGGACGAGTCCAACTCCTCTCTCGTCTTCTGGCAGAGCTTTGATCACCCCACTGACACTTGGCTTCCTGGAGCCAAACTTCGATTCGACAAGCTCACCAATCGAACACAACCCCTCACGGCCTGGAAGAGCAAAGTGGATCCTGCTCCTGGGATCTTCACCCTCGAGGTGGATCCCGCAGGAACCTACCAATGCTATATGCTGTGGAATTCGTCCAGGATATATTGGTCCAGTGGACTCTGGAACGGCAATACCTTTGGCTCCATTCCTGAGATAGCTCCGAGCAGGAACTTCGGCTATGGCTACCAATTCGTCGACAATGAAGAGGAGTTCTATTTCGCGTACACTATTGATAATCCCAATATGATCTCAAGAAATGTTCTCGATCATGACTCTGGCCTGTCTCAACAATGGACATGGACGGAGAGTTCTAAATCTTGGGTCTTGTATTGGACTCAGCCTCCATTCAGGTGCTCTGTTTTTGCGCTCTGTGGATCTTTCAGCAGCTGCAATGATTTCACCTCCTCCGCTTGCAATTGTATCAAAGGATTCAGGATCAAGTCTCGGAATGATTGGGATTTGGGCGACAAAACCGCTGGGTGCGAGAGGATCACTCCCCTGCAATGTGAGCAGAACAATTCAATCGATTCTCAGAGAGATGGCTTCTTCATGATGACGAATGTGAGGCTACCTGACAAAGCTGATACTTTAGACATGGCTGGAACTTCGGAAGAATGTGAACTGGCTTGCTTGAACAATTGCTCTTGCAATGCTTATTCCTATAACACCACAGGGTGCTATGTTTGGCACGGAGACTTGCTTAATCTTCAAGAACAATACAACCAACCTGATGCAGGTACTCTTTACCTTCGCCTTTCTGCCTTGGAGCTGCAGAGCTCTGGAAGCAACAAAAACAGAGTGGTAACTTGGGTCATCGTCGGAGTCGTCTCGACAATTGTCCTACTCTGTCTCGCCATCGTTACCGTTTGGATCATGATATCCAAGCGGCGATCCAGAAAAATGATCCAAAATTTGAATAGAGCTCAAAGTTCTCTCGTCTCTTTCACGTACAGTGAGTTGCAGCATGCCACAAGAAATTTCTCAGAGAAGATCGGGGGAGGAGGCTTCGGCTCCGTTTTCAAAGGGTCCTTGCCAGGCTCAGTTGCCATTGCCGTGAAGAAGCTTGAAGGCCTCCGTCAAGGCGAGAAACAATTCCGGACCGAGGTGAGCACGATTGGCAGAATCCAACACATCAACCTTGTCCGTATGCTTGGATTTTGCTCTCAACGATCGGAAAAGTTACTCGTGTACGAGTTCATGCCAAACGGTTCCTTAAACTCTCACCTCTTCGATAGAACTGCTCCTTCCACCGTCTTGAATTGGAGAACTAGATATCAAATTGCTATCGGGGTTGCGAAAGGATTAGACTATCTACACGAGCAATGCAGAGACTGCATCATACACTGTGACATAAAGCCAGAAAACATTCTGCTAGATGCTTCATTCAATCCTAAAGTAGCAGACTTTGGCCTCGCTAAGCTCATGGGACGGGACTTCAGCCGCGTTGTGACGACGTTGAGAGGAACTCCAGGGTACCTTGCTCCCGAATGGATCACTGGCGTTGCCATCACGACCAAAGCTGATGTGTACAGTTATGGCATGATGTTGTTGGAGATCATATCTGGAAGAAGAAATGTGGAGCAAACAGAGCAAAGTAGTGATCTTTACTATCATCCGACGTCCATGGCGAGCAAACTCATCGCAGGTGAGGTTGCGACTGTGCTCGACGGCGGGTTGGGGCACGAAGAAGTTGACATGGAAGAACTAGAGAGAGCTTGCAAGATTGCTTTCTGGTGCATTCAGAATGAGGAGAGTTGCAGACCCACCATGGGGCAGGTCCTTCAAGTTCTTGAAGGCGTTGTAGACGTCGACATGCCCCCTGTTCCAAGATCACTGCAGCTTATTGATAATTCAGAATCAGAGACCATCAATTTCTTTCATTGA